The window TAACCTagcatctgataccatgttagataAGTGAGCAACTAACTCTTTACTGAGGGCCAAGGGCCAGTACATATACATGTGTGGCAAAGTGCAGAAAAGCCCCTTATGCAATGGGGATGTACAGAatgaactatacacatctaacacaaATTACAAGCAGATTGGTGTCTTGGTGAGGTCTACCCAGTTTTCAGCATTGAGAAATCCAAAGTTTCTtaatcagcgacaattaatatggataggAGGGACTTTTTTTTTCCCTTTATGTGGGTGTAGTTTTGTGACATTATTCAGATGACTAAGGACGAATTGTTGGTAAATTAGACAAGTGGAAGGGGAGATGCAAACTTCATTTTGTCCTTTTTATTCACTGATAATTTTATGAAGTTGTTCTTACTTTGTCCTTATAAGGTGTGCAATGGTATAGAGAACACTGTCAATAAGTGATAGTTGCCACAAAGAAGAATTAGAATAAGGAGGCATTGAAAAAATGTTGAGGAGAGCAAGAAGGGTAGTAGTAACTGCCAGAACCTATTAGAAACAGTTAGAATACTGGTACTAACTTGGATTTCCACTGAATAGAACTAATGCAATCTTTTAATCTGCACGAGAACAGGTACCAGAATATGTTGGAGGCATATAAGAATGCCAGAACCCCACCGAGAACACCGGAAGAGGCTGCACAACTAGTTGTATCAGCCCTAAACTGGATCCAGAGAGCTGATTTGGAGGTAACTTGTTTCTTCCTTTTTTTAGATCCTACATAGTTCAGGTGAGCATAGGAATAATGCATTGACTAATACGGACTTGTATGTTTGGACTGTGGAACCTGTAAGCCCAAGTTTGCAAAAAATGTTAAAAGTTAAGGTTTATGCTTTTATGTTACTACTAGTTTTTTTTTCCTTCTTATAGGAACCAAAACCATAAACCCAGGAAACCCACTGATGTAATATTTGGTTGTTACACGTGACTATATATGTTCAACTCAATCCTCCAGAAACATTTTTTTTCCTCAGGGTATCCTCGAGTTCTACAACTTCCCCATCCCATCGCTACCTGCAGCATCCTCAAACCACCGTCCATCCTCGCTGCCAGAGGGTGTGCAGTTTGTCTTGAACACTTTACCGGTCAGATGTGATCATTTATTCTGAAATAGGCTTATCACCAGCATAAAAGTATTGAAAGACTGGTTATGCCGGTCTGCATAAAAGTATTCTCACAGGTCACTGTCTCACTCGTGTTCTCAGGTTCATAACCAAAACATTGGAGATGGCGATGGCTTTACCGCTTATGTTGCCACAACCGATCCGAGGGAGTCTGGGAATGTTCCTATAGAAGTACATGAGATGGTGATTGCGAGGACTGAAGCACGCAATCGTAGGGATTACAAGAGTGCCGATGCACTTCAAAGTAGACTTAAAGAAGCTGGATACAAGTATAAAAACTGAACCATTACACATTTCGGTTCTTAATATTATACTCCAAAAGTAATTTTTTTCATAAATGAGCACACCATGTTTTTTTTCCAATATTTGGATCCACTTATATTGGATTCCAAAAGTATTAAAATACTAGATTTTTTTCTTTGAACTAAGACACATTCTGAATTCACTTTGTCCATTCAAACTAGTACTAGAATGGTTTTACTACATTATTTGAAGTTTTTTCTGTTGTAAAACAGCATGCATACCTATTTTAGTACTACAAAAAAATTAGTGCAGTCACTGAAAATAAGAAGAAACATATTTATAGCATAATATTTTAAAACCTTCCTGTGACCAGTTGGCACTTGTGTACCAATAGTCTGGAACACAACAGGCTTGTGTCAGTTTTATTTGGCGCTTGCTTTGATCTAATCATGTGAACGCGCATTCACTTGTTTTACTTTGGAATGGCATGAAAGCATAGCTTAGTACTAatattttttatgaacaggataatCGTCTGTTCAGACGAAGAGATCCTAGCAAGGAAATACCGAATCAGAATGAGGTATTTGTTGCTCAAGAGTATACATTATATTCCACAAATAAAATAATCGAAATACTTATGTGAAGTGTATGATCTTTCATGAGTTAAAAGGGGAATTGATGCACCAGAGCTTAAGATGACATATGGGAAGGAATCAAAGAGTGCTTTGGTGAAGCTCATTGGTGGGAAAAGAACCACAATTCATGTGTATGGGCAGGACCAGTTTGATCGCTACGTTGGTGATGTCTATTGCAATGGTGTGTTCATCCAGGTGAAACAAGCACCAAAGACATGCCTTCGACCAATTTAATTGCTTTGTTCTGATGAAATTGACTGTGTGTGTATGTATCTGGGTCCTTCAGGAGAAAATGCTGAAGAATGGTCACGCATGGCATTTTACGACCTACGACAAGCGCCCAGAGTTTGCTAAAGTAAGAAAAAAAGATTAGAAAGAGATTGGTGCCCTCACCTTACATGGTTATGCCTGCTGATTTTTTGACTTGCTCTGTGATGGATGGTGCAGTGGGAGAGAGAGGCAAGAGCTGCACAGCGAGGGCTCTTTGCCTCACTCAACCCTGAGAAGCCGTGGGACTGGCGAAGAGAGCAGCGCAACGGTGGCATTCAGGTCTACTAATGGCTCCATCCATGTCTCGAACTAATGGTCAGAAAGGTGCGTATAGTTTGGTAACTAGGGTGGACAGCATCACCATGCTGCAAACTAAATGTG is drawn from Triticum dicoccoides isolate Atlit2015 ecotype Zavitan chromosome 4A, WEW_v2.0, whole genome shotgun sequence and contains these coding sequences:
- the LOC119286138 gene encoding probable staphylococcal-like nuclease CAN2 isoform X1; this encodes MGNILKCFRGDEEEDHYPYYHPGSRPHYPQQQQQQQADGHGVASLAHDLLNFESASMVPEGLKQHVTASKKAQIKWYQNMLEAYKNARTPPRTPEEAAQLVVSALNWIQRADLEGILEFYNFPIPSLPAASSNHRPSSLPEGVQFVLNTLPVHNQNIGDGDGFTAYVATTDPRESGNVPIEVHEMVIARTEARNRRDYKSADALQSRLKEAGYKIIVCSDEEILARKYRIRMRGIDAPELKMTYGKESKSALVKLIGGKRTTIHVYGQDQFDRYVGDVYCNGVFIQEKMLKNGHAWHFTTYDKRPEFAKWEREARAAQRGLFASLNPEKPWDWRREQRNGGIQVY
- the LOC119286138 gene encoding probable staphylococcal-like nuclease CAN2 isoform X2; its protein translation is MGNILKCFRGDEEEDHYPYYHPGSRPHYPQQQQQQQADGHGVASLAHDLLNFESASMVPEGLKQHVTASKKAQIKWYQNMLEAYKNARTPPRTPEEAAQLVVSALNWIQRADLEVHNQNIGDGDGFTAYVATTDPRESGNVPIEVHEMVIARTEARNRRDYKSADALQSRLKEAGYKIIVCSDEEILARKYRIRMRGIDAPELKMTYGKESKSALVKLIGGKRTTIHVYGQDQFDRYVGDVYCNGVFIQEKMLKNGHAWHFTTYDKRPEFAKWEREARAAQRGLFASLNPEKPWDWRREQRNGGIQVY